One Salvia splendens isolate huo1 chromosome 12, SspV2, whole genome shotgun sequence genomic window carries:
- the LOC121757309 gene encoding PLASMODESMATA CALLOSE-BINDING PROTEIN 2-like, which translates to MADFMLSFVILLALAVAAPSDAAYCLCKAGVSDTVLQKNIDYACGNGADCSAILQNGACYNPNTVKDHCSYAVNSYFQRRSQLGATCDFQGSATLSQTGPTGVPSACVYQASPSTGGGTATPTTGGGNITFPSGSLAPTGSAGSGDTGHSASVRLSSSSMLVVSLLTLIGVSL; encoded by the exons ATGGCTGATTTCATGTTGAGCTTTGTGATTTTGTTAGCCTTAGCGGTGGCTGCCCCTTCAG ATGCGGCCTACTGCCTGTGCAAGGCAGGGGTGAGCGACACCGTGCTGCAGAAAAACATCGATTACGCATGCGGAAACGGAGCTGATTGCTCAGCAATCCTTCAAAATGGGGCTTGTTACAATCCTAACACTGTCAAGGATCACTGCAGTTATGCAGTTAACAGCTATTTTCAGAGGAGATCTCAGCTTGGTGCAACCTGTGATTTTCAAGGGAGTGCTACTCTTTCCCAAACTGGCCCCACAG GTGTGCCCTCTGCATGTGTTTACCAGGCTAGCCCAAG CACCGGTGGCGGCACTGCGACTCCGACCACTGGTGGTGGCAACATCACTTTCCCCAGCGGGAGCTTGGCCCCAACAGGAAGTGCCGGTTCGGGCGACACCGGCCATAGTGCTAGTGTGAGACTCAGCAGTTCATCAATGCTTGTTGTGTCCCTTCTTACCCTAATAGGAGTATCTCTTTAA